A genomic window from Halomonas sp. LR3S48 includes:
- the phnK gene encoding phosphonate C-P lyase system protein PhnK produces MKRPDPSAPVLARPELDRPILLDVQDVTRLYGPGKGCEAIDFHLHAGEVLGIVGESGSGKSTLLRVLAGLEAPDAGRVVYHRPGDASETDLYAIGEARRRALLRLEWGLVHQNPRDGLRMGVSAGANVGERLMALGQRHYGQLRAAGQDWMAQVELDPARIDDAPRTFSGGMQQRLQIARTLVTRPRLVFMDEPTGGLDVSVQARLLDMLRTLVRQLGLSVVLVTHDLAVARLLAHRLLVMRRGRVVEAGLTDQILDDPQHAYTQLLVSSVLTP; encoded by the coding sequence ATGAAACGTCCCGACCCTTCTGCTCCTGTCCTGGCCAGGCCCGAGCTGGACCGCCCCATCCTGCTCGACGTGCAGGACGTCACGCGACTCTACGGCCCCGGCAAGGGCTGCGAAGCGATCGATTTCCACCTGCATGCCGGCGAGGTGCTGGGGATCGTCGGCGAGTCCGGCTCCGGCAAGTCGACGCTGCTGCGCGTGCTCGCCGGGCTGGAGGCGCCGGATGCCGGCCGGGTGGTCTATCACCGGCCGGGCGATGCCAGCGAGACCGATCTCTACGCCATCGGTGAGGCGCGGCGCCGCGCGCTGTTGCGTCTGGAGTGGGGCCTGGTGCACCAGAACCCGCGCGACGGGCTGCGCATGGGCGTCTCGGCCGGAGCCAACGTCGGTGAGCGGCTGATGGCGCTGGGCCAGCGGCACTACGGCCAGCTGCGTGCCGCCGGCCAGGACTGGATGGCCCAGGTGGAACTCGACCCGGCACGCATCGACGACGCGCCGCGCACCTTCTCCGGCGGCATGCAGCAGCGCCTGCAGATCGCCCGTACCCTGGTCACCCGGCCGCGGCTGGTGTTCATGGACGAACCCACCGGCGGGCTAGACGTCTCGGTGCAGGCGCGCCTGCTCGACATGCTGCGCACCCTGGTGCGCCAGCTCGGGCTCTCGGTGGTGCTGGTTACCCACGACCTGGCCGTGGCCCGCCTGCTCGCCCACCGCCTGCTGGTGATGCGCCGCGGCCGGGTGGTGGAAGCCGGCCTCACCGACCAGATCCTCGACGACCCGCAGCACGCCTACACGCAGCTGCTGGTGTCGTCGGTGCTGACCCCATGA
- a CDS encoding zinc-dependent alcohol dehydrogenase — MKALCWHGKNDIRYETVPDPHIEHPRDAIVNVSSCAICGSDLHLYHHFIPGMESGDVVGHEFMGEVMEVGGDTRDLKVGDRVVVPFTITCGECDQCRRGNFSVCERSNRNKALADKVFGHGGAGLFGYSHLTGGYAGGQAEFVRVPFADQTHIKVPDSLTDEQVLFLGDIFPTGWQAAVACEIEPTDTVAIWGAGPVGQFCVRSAVLLGAEQVVVIDNVPERLAMAEAGGAIAINFDEESVLARLQELTRGKGPEKCIDAVGLESHVPRSVDSVYDRVKQALMLESDRAHVLREMIYVCRPAGILSIPGVYGGLVDKIPMGPLMNKGLTVRTGQTHVKRWTDDLLRMIDEGQIDPSFVVTHTAGLEQGPDMYNTFRNKQDGCVKVVLKP; from the coding sequence ATGAAAGCGCTGTGTTGGCACGGAAAGAACGACATCCGCTACGAGACGGTTCCCGACCCCCACATCGAGCATCCTCGCGACGCCATCGTCAACGTGAGCAGTTGCGCCATCTGCGGTTCCGACCTGCACCTCTACCATCATTTCATTCCCGGCATGGAGTCGGGCGACGTGGTGGGCCATGAGTTCATGGGTGAAGTCATGGAAGTCGGGGGCGATACCCGCGACCTCAAGGTCGGCGACCGCGTCGTGGTGCCCTTCACCATCACTTGCGGCGAATGTGACCAGTGCCGGCGCGGCAATTTCTCGGTGTGCGAACGTTCCAACCGCAACAAGGCGCTGGCCGACAAGGTCTTCGGCCACGGCGGGGCGGGGCTGTTCGGTTACTCCCATCTCACCGGCGGCTATGCCGGCGGCCAGGCGGAGTTCGTCCGCGTACCCTTCGCCGACCAGACGCACATCAAGGTGCCGGACAGCCTGACCGACGAGCAGGTGCTGTTCCTCGGCGACATCTTTCCCACCGGCTGGCAGGCCGCCGTGGCGTGCGAGATCGAACCCACCGACACCGTGGCGATCTGGGGGGCGGGGCCGGTCGGCCAGTTCTGCGTGCGCAGCGCCGTGCTGCTCGGCGCCGAGCAGGTCGTGGTGATCGACAATGTGCCCGAACGCTTGGCCATGGCCGAGGCCGGTGGGGCGATCGCCATCAACTTCGACGAAGAGAGCGTGCTCGCCCGCCTGCAGGAGCTGACCCGCGGCAAGGGCCCGGAGAAGTGCATCGATGCGGTGGGCCTGGAGTCGCACGTGCCGCGCTCGGTCGACTCCGTCTACGACCGGGTCAAGCAGGCCCTGATGCTGGAGAGCGACCGGGCTCACGTGCTGCGGGAGATGATCTACGTCTGCCGCCCGGCCGGCATCCTGTCGATCCCGGGCGTCTACGGTGGCCTGGTCGACAAGATCCCCATGGGACCGCTGATGAACAAGGGGTTGACGGTGCGTACCGGCCAGACCCACGTCAAGCGCTGGACCGACGACCTGCTGCGCATGATCGACGAGGGGCAGATCGATCCTTCCTTCGTAGTGACGCATACCGCTGGACTGGAACAGGGCCCGGACATGTACAACACCTTCCGCAACAAGCAGGACGGCTGCGTGAAGGTGGTGCTCAAGCCCTGA
- the phnP gene encoding phosphonate metabolism protein PhnP: MRLRFVGTGDSAQVPRFGCDCSACQRARVLSCHRRGPCCAEVRVDGQRYLLDAGRMDLAESCERERPAAILLTHYHVDHVQGLFHLRWGTGEPIPVYGPKDPQGCADLHQHAGVLAFQPGLKPFRPLHLEGLEAIPVPLNHSKPTLGYCLDDGGSRLAYLTDTCGLPPETERFLRRWRPDAVVLDATHPASHTEPRNHNTLSMALEIVERLAPQRAWLTHLSHAVDAEAMVAPLVLPPHVALAQDGDEHELCVPYDGAGRGAERHAAGLARSAPG; this comes from the coding sequence GTGAGGCTGCGCTTCGTGGGCACCGGCGACAGCGCCCAGGTGCCGCGCTTCGGCTGCGACTGCTCGGCCTGCCAGCGCGCCAGGGTGCTGAGCTGCCATCGGCGTGGGCCCTGCTGTGCCGAGGTGCGGGTGGACGGGCAGCGCTACCTGCTCGATGCGGGGCGCATGGACCTTGCCGAAAGCTGTGAGCGTGAGCGCCCTGCGGCGATCCTGCTGACGCACTACCACGTCGACCATGTGCAGGGCCTGTTTCACCTGCGCTGGGGTACGGGCGAGCCGATTCCCGTCTACGGCCCCAAGGATCCGCAGGGCTGTGCCGATCTCCACCAGCATGCCGGCGTGCTCGCCTTCCAACCGGGGCTCAAGCCGTTCCGCCCGCTGCACCTCGAGGGCTTGGAGGCGATCCCGGTACCGCTCAACCACAGCAAGCCGACGCTGGGCTACTGTCTCGACGACGGCGGCTCGCGGCTGGCCTACCTTACCGATACCTGCGGGCTGCCGCCCGAGACCGAGCGCTTCCTGCGCCGCTGGCGGCCCGATGCGGTGGTGCTCGATGCCACGCATCCGGCCAGCCACACCGAGCCGCGCAATCACAACACGCTGTCGATGGCGCTGGAGATCGTCGAGCGGCTGGCACCGCAGCGGGCCTGGCTGACCCACCTGAGCCATGCCGTCGATGCCGAGGCCATGGTCGCGCCGCTGGTATTGCCGCCGCACGTGGCGCTGGCGCAGGACGGTGACGAGCACGAGCTTTGCGTGCCGTACGATGGGGCCGGTCGAGGAGCTGAACGTCACGCCGCGGGGCTAGCCCGAAGCGCCCCTGGATAA
- the phnE gene encoding phosphonate ABC transporter, permease protein PhnE yields MTATTPALVNAPAKRSWLNLLGWAVALGVLAWAWQGTEMDPGALVANAGNMAELAADFFPPAFGNLERYIDQMLVTIQIAIWGTLLAIVLAIPCSLLSSENLVPWWVYQPMRRLMDACRAINELVFAMLFVVAVGLGPFAGTLALFVHTTGVLAKLFSEAVEASEAGPMEGIRVTGAGRIEEIVFGLIPQVLPLWISVSLYRFESNIRSATVLGMVGGGGIGVALWETMRGFQYAETATIMLVIIIAVTVLDMASQTVRKRFI; encoded by the coding sequence ATGACCGCAACGACTCCCGCGCTCGTCAACGCCCCGGCCAAGCGCAGCTGGCTCAATCTGCTCGGCTGGGCCGTCGCCCTGGGCGTGCTGGCCTGGGCCTGGCAGGGCACCGAGATGGATCCCGGCGCGCTGGTCGCCAACGCCGGCAACATGGCCGAACTCGCCGCCGACTTCTTCCCGCCGGCGTTCGGCAACCTGGAGCGCTACATCGACCAGATGCTGGTGACCATCCAGATCGCCATCTGGGGCACGCTGCTGGCGATCGTACTCGCCATCCCCTGCAGCCTGTTGTCGTCCGAGAACCTGGTGCCGTGGTGGGTCTACCAGCCCATGCGCCGGCTGATGGACGCCTGCCGCGCCATCAACGAGCTGGTCTTCGCCATGCTGTTCGTGGTCGCCGTGGGGCTCGGCCCCTTCGCCGGCACCCTGGCGCTGTTCGTCCACACCACCGGCGTGCTCGCCAAGCTGTTCTCCGAAGCCGTCGAGGCCAGCGAGGCCGGCCCCATGGAGGGCATTCGCGTCACCGGCGCCGGGCGCATCGAGGAGATCGTCTTCGGCCTGATCCCCCAGGTGCTGCCGCTGTGGATCTCGGTGAGCCTCTACCGCTTCGAGTCGAACATCCGCTCGGCCACCGTGCTGGGCATGGTCGGCGGCGGCGGTATCGGCGTGGCGCTGTGGGAAACCATGCGCGGATTTCAGTACGCCGAGACCGCCACGATCATGCTGGTGATCATCATCGCCGTCACCGTGCTGGACATGGCCTCGCAGACCGTACGCAAGCGTTTCATCTAG
- the phnF gene encoding phosphonate metabolism transcriptional regulator PhnF, protein MSRQVTDTPPTRAPRYRTLADTLAREVRSDYAPGELLPAEAALARRFGVNRHTVRRALDELVAAGMVTRHQGRGTQVVDRRLDYAVSVASKVTHNLAALGIATQTECLSQRLCEPPEAIAQRFGRRPGECLLCVDTLRHIGGAPLMLLCHWFDPARVPGWERRYRGGSTRALLAQHYDLQLFRRRVRIEAGSATRGDTRHLRCPLGAPLLQLVSDNVDRDGTLVEISVSRARADRLAYHIDFDSDEVPS, encoded by the coding sequence ATGTCTAGACAAGTAACCGATACGCCGCCGACCAGGGCTCCCCGCTATCGCACGCTGGCCGATACGCTGGCCCGCGAGGTGCGCAGCGATTACGCCCCCGGCGAACTGCTGCCGGCGGAGGCGGCCCTGGCCCGGCGCTTCGGGGTCAACCGACACACTGTGCGGCGCGCGCTGGACGAGCTGGTAGCCGCGGGTATGGTGACCCGCCATCAGGGGCGCGGCACCCAGGTCGTCGACCGTCGTCTCGATTATGCCGTCAGTGTCGCCAGCAAGGTGACCCATAACCTCGCCGCGCTGGGTATCGCCACCCAGACCGAGTGTCTCTCCCAGCGCCTGTGCGAGCCGCCCGAGGCCATCGCCCAGCGCTTCGGGCGACGCCCCGGCGAGTGCTTGCTGTGCGTCGACACCCTGCGCCACATCGGTGGCGCGCCGCTGATGCTGCTGTGCCACTGGTTCGATCCCGCGCGGGTGCCGGGCTGGGAGCGGCGCTACCGCGGCGGCTCGACCCGGGCGCTGCTCGCTCAGCACTACGACTTGCAACTGTTTCGCCGGCGGGTGCGCATCGAAGCCGGCAGCGCCACCCGCGGCGACACCCGCCATCTGCGCTGTCCGCTCGGCGCCCCGCTGCTGCAGCTCGTAAGCGACAACGTCGATCGCGACGGCACGCTGGTCGAGATATCGGTCAGCCGCGCCCGGGCCGACCGGCTCGCCTACCACATCGATTTCGACTCCGACGAGGTGCCCTCATGA
- the phnG gene encoding phosphonate C-P lyase system protein PhnG, with protein MTPLHDHSKPQARRQRVLALTPRDQLEARWATLGIRAAYRCVRGPETGMAMLRGRMGGTGNAFHLGEMTLTRASVALDDGAGNDALLGHGWVRGRDHRHAELIALVAACAQREAWTRRIDSELVEPLEEALETRRAEASRLAAATRVDFFTLVRGE; from the coding sequence ATGACCCCCTTGCACGACCACAGCAAGCCGCAGGCGCGACGCCAGCGGGTGCTGGCGCTGACGCCCCGTGACCAGCTCGAGGCCCGCTGGGCCACGCTCGGCATTCGTGCCGCGTATCGCTGCGTGCGTGGCCCCGAGACCGGCATGGCCATGCTGCGCGGCCGCATGGGCGGTACCGGCAACGCCTTTCACCTCGGCGAGATGACCCTGACCCGGGCCAGCGTCGCCCTCGATGACGGCGCCGGGAACGACGCGTTACTGGGACATGGCTGGGTGAGAGGGCGCGACCACCGCCACGCCGAGCTGATCGCCCTGGTCGCTGCCTGCGCGCAGCGCGAGGCCTGGACCCGACGTATCGACAGCGAGCTGGTTGAGCCGCTGGAGGAGGCGCTCGAGACGCGCCGCGCCGAGGCATCGCGCCTGGCGGCCGCCACCCGCGTCGATTTCTTCACCCTGGTACGAGGGGAGTGA
- a CDS encoding alpha-D-ribose 1-methylphosphonate 5-triphosphate diphosphatase: protein MHEQILSNARLVLDDEDVMGSLVIRDGSIAALDTAPSRHPAAVDCGGDYLLPGLVELHTDNMEKYFQPRPKVAWPARQAALAHDAQMAASGITTVFDAVAIGDVNKESMRHQALTEMCRAIDDIVDAGLARVDHRLHLRCEVSQAETLARFRELADLPRLGLVSLMDHTPGQRQFVSFEAYSTYYQGKYGLSDEELAAFVERQVASSARYSAEHRRAIAAECHARGLALASHDDATLEHVAESHEYGTRVAEFPTTREAAEASHRAGMAVMMGAPNVVRGGSHSGNIAAAELVAQGVLDVLSSDYYPAALLDAVFRIARMENGYALPRAVATATRLPAEAVGLADRGRLAPGLRADLIRVRLCDDHPLVERVWSAGRQVH from the coding sequence ATGCATGAACAGATCCTCAGCAACGCCCGGTTGGTCCTCGACGATGAGGACGTGATGGGCAGCCTGGTGATCCGCGACGGTTCGATCGCCGCGCTCGACACCGCCCCAAGCCGCCATCCCGCGGCGGTCGACTGCGGCGGCGACTACCTGCTGCCCGGGCTGGTCGAGCTGCACACCGACAACATGGAGAAGTACTTCCAGCCGCGCCCCAAGGTGGCCTGGCCGGCGCGCCAGGCGGCGCTGGCCCACGACGCCCAGATGGCGGCGAGCGGCATCACCACGGTGTTCGACGCCGTGGCCATCGGCGACGTCAACAAGGAGAGCATGCGCCACCAGGCGCTCACCGAGATGTGCCGGGCGATCGACGACATCGTCGACGCCGGCCTGGCGCGAGTCGACCATCGCCTGCACCTGCGCTGCGAGGTCAGCCAGGCCGAGACGCTTGCGCGCTTCCGCGAGCTCGCCGACCTGCCGCGACTGGGCCTGGTGTCGCTGATGGATCATACCCCCGGCCAGCGTCAGTTCGTCTCGTTCGAGGCCTACAGCACCTACTACCAAGGCAAGTACGGCCTGAGCGACGAGGAGCTCGCGGCGTTCGTCGAGCGCCAGGTCGCCAGCAGCGCCCGCTACAGCGCCGAGCACCGGCGCGCTATCGCCGCGGAGTGTCACGCGCGCGGGCTGGCGCTGGCCAGCCACGACGACGCCACCCTCGAGCACGTCGCCGAGAGCCACGAATACGGCACGCGGGTGGCCGAGTTTCCCACCACGCGGGAGGCCGCCGAGGCTTCGCACCGGGCCGGCATGGCGGTGATGATGGGCGCCCCCAACGTAGTGCGCGGCGGCTCGCACTCCGGCAATATCGCCGCCGCCGAGCTGGTCGCACAGGGGGTGCTGGACGTGCTCTCTTCCGACTACTATCCGGCGGCGCTGCTCGACGCGGTATTTCGCATCGCGCGGATGGAGAACGGCTACGCGCTGCCGCGGGCCGTGGCCACGGCCACGCGGCTGCCCGCCGAGGCGGTGGGGCTCGCCGACCGCGGCCGACTCGCCCCCGGGCTGCGCGCCGACCTGATTCGGGTGCGGTTGTGCGACGACCATCCGCTGGTTGAGCGGGTATGGTCCGCCGGACGGCAGGTGCACTGA
- the phnN gene encoding phosphonate metabolism protein/1,5-bisphosphokinase (PRPP-forming) PhnN: protein MGALAEAAAGRLVYVMGPSGVGKDSLLDAARRRHPEWLVAHRYITRPSSASEDSVSLSRAEFAWRRQAGLFCLDWQAHGLDYALGLEVCAWLERGATVLVNGSRRALPLAEARFPRQLHPVMVTARPEVLRERLQQRGRESREQIAARLERHRQLERACPGVHRLDNSGALESTLAALEAWLAEECVS from the coding sequence ATGGGCGCCTTGGCCGAGGCAGCGGCTGGGCGGCTCGTCTATGTGATGGGCCCCAGTGGGGTGGGCAAGGACAGCCTGCTCGACGCTGCACGTCGACGACATCCTGAATGGCTGGTGGCGCATCGCTACATCACCCGGCCGAGCAGCGCGAGCGAGGACAGCGTGAGCCTGAGCCGTGCGGAGTTCGCCTGGCGCCGTCAGGCGGGGCTGTTCTGCCTCGACTGGCAGGCCCACGGGCTCGATTACGCGCTGGGGCTCGAGGTGTGTGCCTGGCTCGAGCGCGGCGCCACGGTGCTGGTCAACGGCAGTCGGCGTGCCCTGCCGTTGGCCGAGGCGCGCTTCCCCCGACAGCTGCACCCGGTGATGGTAACGGCTCGGCCGGAGGTGCTGCGCGAGCGGCTCCAGCAGCGGGGGCGGGAAAGCCGCGAGCAGATCGCGGCCCGGCTCGAGCGGCATCGCCAGCTCGAGCGAGCCTGTCCCGGCGTGCACCGCCTGGACAACAGCGGAGCGCTCGAATCCACGCTGGCGGCTCTCGAGGCCTGGCTGGCCGAGGAGTGCGTCTCGTGA
- a CDS encoding alpha-D-ribose 1-methylphosphonate 5-phosphate C-P-lyase PhnJ produces the protein MNGYNFAYLDEQTKRMIRRALLKAVAIPGYQVPFGGREMPMPYGWGTGGMQLTASILGVDDVLKVIDQGADDTTNAVSIRAFFERVAGIETTTVTPAASVIQTRHRIPETPLEPGQILVFQVPIPEPLRFIEPSEQETRLMHALEEYGVMHVKLYEDIARHGHIATTYAYPVKIDGRYVMDPSPIPKFDNPKLDMSPALLLFGAGREKRLYAIPPHTRVESLDFEDHPFEIQRWEQRCALCASDASFLDEVITDDAGGRMFVCSDTDYCLTRRGELS, from the coding sequence ATGAACGGCTACAACTTCGCCTACCTGGACGAGCAGACCAAGCGCATGATCCGCCGTGCACTGCTCAAGGCGGTGGCCATCCCCGGCTACCAGGTGCCCTTCGGCGGCCGCGAAATGCCCATGCCCTACGGCTGGGGCACCGGCGGCATGCAGCTCACCGCCAGCATTCTCGGTGTCGACGACGTGCTCAAGGTGATCGACCAGGGCGCCGACGACACCACCAACGCGGTCAGCATCCGCGCCTTCTTCGAGCGTGTGGCGGGGATCGAGACCACCACCGTGACGCCGGCCGCGAGCGTCATCCAGACCCGCCATCGCATTCCCGAGACGCCGCTGGAGCCGGGCCAGATCCTGGTCTTCCAGGTGCCGATCCCCGAGCCGCTGCGCTTCATCGAACCCAGCGAGCAGGAAACCCGGCTGATGCATGCTCTGGAGGAGTACGGGGTGATGCACGTGAAGCTCTACGAGGACATCGCCCGCCACGGCCATATCGCCACCACCTACGCCTACCCGGTGAAGATCGACGGGCGCTACGTGATGGATCCCTCGCCTATCCCCAAGTTCGACAACCCCAAGCTCGACATGAGCCCGGCGCTACTGCTGTTCGGCGCCGGGCGCGAGAAGCGGCTCTATGCCATCCCGCCGCATACCCGCGTCGAGAGCCTCGACTTCGAGGATCACCCCTTCGAGATCCAGCGCTGGGAGCAGCGCTGCGCGCTGTGCGCTAGCGATGCGAGCTTTCTCGACGAGGTGATCACCGACGATGCCGGCGGGCGCATGTTCGTCTGCTCGGATACCGACTACTGCCTGACACGCCGGGGAGAGCTGTCATGA
- a CDS encoding carbon-phosphorus lyase complex subunit PhnI produces MYVAVKGGERAIANAHRLLADRRRGDREQAELEVDQIQGQLRLAVDRVMSEASLYDPELAALAIKQASGDMIEAVFLLRAYRTTLPRLAVSEPLETGAMRIERRISATYKDIPGGQVLGPTYDYTHRLLDFLLLAEGETPVAEPGEQPLAPCPQILELLDAEGLIERERDDGSEPADITRDPPDYPVDRAARLQMLARGDEGYLLALGYSTQRGYGRNHPFAGEIRLGQVEVEIFVEEWGEAVCVGEIALSECQMINQFGGSREAAPQFTRGYGLAFGHNERKTLAMALVDRALRAEELGEPTQGPAQQAEFVLAHADNVEASGFVSHLKLPHYVDFQSELELLRRLRREHEARRQGACQEAGPPTSTIDERAAAPGDPA; encoded by the coding sequence ATGTACGTTGCCGTGAAAGGGGGCGAGCGTGCCATCGCCAACGCCCACCGTCTGCTCGCCGACCGGCGCCGCGGCGACCGCGAGCAAGCCGAGCTCGAGGTCGACCAGATCCAGGGCCAGCTGCGCCTGGCCGTCGACCGGGTGATGAGCGAGGCGTCGCTCTACGATCCCGAACTCGCTGCGCTTGCCATCAAGCAGGCCAGCGGCGACATGATCGAGGCGGTGTTCCTGCTGCGCGCCTACCGCACCACGCTGCCGCGCCTGGCGGTGAGCGAACCGCTGGAGACCGGCGCCATGCGCATCGAACGTCGCATCAGCGCCACCTACAAGGACATACCCGGTGGCCAGGTGCTGGGGCCGACCTACGACTACACCCATCGCCTGCTCGACTTCCTGCTGCTCGCCGAGGGCGAGACGCCGGTGGCGGAACCCGGCGAGCAGCCGCTGGCGCCGTGCCCGCAGATCCTTGAGCTGCTCGACGCCGAGGGGCTGATCGAACGTGAGCGGGACGATGGCAGCGAGCCGGCCGACATCACTCGCGATCCCCCCGACTATCCCGTCGATCGCGCCGCGCGCCTGCAGATGCTGGCGCGCGGCGACGAGGGCTACCTGCTGGCGCTGGGCTACTCCACCCAGCGCGGCTACGGGCGCAATCATCCCTTCGCGGGGGAGATCCGCCTGGGCCAGGTGGAGGTGGAGATCTTCGTCGAGGAGTGGGGCGAGGCGGTGTGCGTCGGCGAGATCGCGCTGAGCGAGTGTCAGATGATCAACCAGTTCGGCGGCTCCCGTGAGGCCGCGCCGCAGTTCACCCGCGGTTACGGACTGGCCTTCGGCCACAACGAACGCAAGACCCTGGCCATGGCGCTGGTCGACCGCGCGCTGCGTGCCGAAGAGCTCGGCGAGCCGACCCAGGGCCCCGCCCAGCAGGCCGAATTCGTGCTGGCGCATGCCGACAACGTCGAGGCCTCGGGTTTCGTCTCGCACCTCAAGCTGCCGCACTACGTCGACTTCCAGTCCGAGCTCGAACTGCTGCGCCGCCTGCGGCGAGAGCACGAGGCGCGAAGGCAGGGGGCGTGCCAGGAGGCCGGCCCGCCGACATCGACGATCGACGAGCGCGCTGCCGCGCCAGGAGACCCAGCATGA
- the phnL gene encoding phosphonate C-P lyase system protein PhnL, producing MTPILTVERLGKGFVLHGQGGLALSVMRDLSLELHPGECLVLAGPSGIGKSTLLKILYGNYLAGEGHIRLHFSDGPLSLTELPAHAWHALRRDVIGYVSQFLRVVPRVSAREVVMEPLLARGADAAEARVRAETLLARLNLPERLWSLPPGTFSGGEQQRVNIARGFIGEHPLLLLDEPTASLDAANRAVVIELIREAKARGAAMLGIFHDEDVRERVADHLLPLESFMAPSLAPSAQPTSRGLPHA from the coding sequence ATGACCCCGATTCTCACCGTCGAGCGCCTCGGCAAGGGCTTCGTGCTGCACGGCCAGGGCGGGCTCGCGCTTTCGGTAATGCGCGACCTCTCGCTCGAACTCCACCCGGGCGAGTGCCTGGTGCTGGCCGGACCCAGCGGCATCGGCAAGAGCACGCTGCTCAAGATCCTCTACGGCAACTACCTGGCCGGCGAAGGGCATATCCGCCTGCACTTCAGCGACGGACCGCTTTCCCTCACCGAGCTGCCGGCCCACGCCTGGCACGCCCTGCGCCGCGACGTGATCGGCTATGTCAGCCAGTTCCTGCGCGTGGTGCCGCGGGTCTCGGCACGCGAGGTGGTGATGGAACCGCTGCTGGCGCGCGGCGCCGATGCAGCCGAGGCCAGGGTGCGGGCCGAGACGCTGCTGGCGCGCCTCAACCTGCCCGAGCGGCTCTGGTCGCTGCCCCCCGGCACCTTCTCGGGCGGCGAGCAGCAGCGCGTCAACATCGCCCGTGGCTTCATCGGCGAGCATCCGCTGCTGCTGCTCGACGAGCCCACCGCTTCGCTGGACGCCGCCAACCGCGCGGTGGTGATCGAGCTGATCCGCGAGGCCAAGGCGCGCGGTGCCGCCATGCTCGGCATCTTCCACGACGAGGACGTGCGCGAGCGGGTGGCCGATCACCTGCTGCCGCTCGAATCGTTCATGGCGCCGTCCCTCGCACCCTCCGCTCAACCGACTTCTCGAGGCCTCCCCCATGCATGA
- the phnH gene encoding phosphonate C-P lyase system protein PhnH, producing the protein MLWPTLNDPVHDSQRLFRQLLTAMSEPGTLHTLEVPSPPGDDIGPALWGVLLTLFDLDTRVWLAPALGGPGLQEALVFHTGCRLTADPAEADFALVTPGVLAEPVAFALGSDEYPDRSTTLLVALDTLEPAGEWHLTGPGIAERRQLGLGAAAAPLMARLAANRGSFPCGLDAILTCGARLAALPRSTRIEEVA; encoded by the coding sequence ATGCTCTGGCCGACACTGAACGATCCCGTGCACGACAGCCAGCGGCTGTTTCGTCAACTGCTCACGGCGATGAGCGAGCCCGGCACGCTGCATACGCTGGAGGTGCCGTCGCCGCCGGGTGACGACATCGGCCCCGCGCTGTGGGGCGTCCTGCTGACTTTGTTCGACCTCGACACCCGGGTGTGGCTTGCCCCCGCCCTGGGCGGGCCCGGCCTGCAAGAGGCGCTGGTCTTCCACACCGGCTGTCGCCTGACCGCCGATCCTGCGGAAGCCGACTTCGCCCTGGTCACGCCGGGCGTGCTGGCGGAGCCTGTCGCATTCGCCCTGGGTAGCGACGAATACCCCGATCGCAGCACCACGCTGCTGGTTGCGCTCGATACCCTCGAGCCCGCCGGCGAGTGGCACCTCACTGGGCCCGGCATCGCCGAACGGCGCCAGTTGGGCCTGGGCGCGGCGGCCGCACCCCTGATGGCGCGGCTCGCTGCCAACCGCGGGAGTTTCCCCTGCGGGCTCGACGCCATCCTCACCTGCGGCGCGCGACTCGCCGCGCTGCCGCGCAGCACCCGAATCGAGGAGGTCGCCTGA